One window of the Shewanella cyperi genome contains the following:
- the pyrF gene encoding orotidine-5'-phosphate decarboxylase: protein MRDTPILVALDFDDRNAALQLVDKLDPAMCRLKVGKEMFTLFGPELVRDFQGRGFELFLDLKFHDIPNTVAKAVAAAAELGVWMVNVHAGGGLAMMEAARKALEPYGEQAPWLIAVTVLTSMSDDDLKLLGINVPAAEHVKRLAGLTKQAGLDGVVCSAQEATMLKQQLGQEFKLITPGIRPAGSDAGDQHRIMTPAKALEAGSDYLVIGRPITKAADPLQALKDIHASIQGL, encoded by the coding sequence ATGAGAGATACCCCCATTCTGGTCGCATTGGATTTTGATGATCGCAATGCCGCCCTGCAGCTGGTCGACAAACTGGATCCCGCCATGTGCCGTCTTAAGGTCGGCAAAGAAATGTTCACCCTGTTTGGTCCCGAATTGGTCAGGGATTTTCAGGGACGTGGCTTTGAATTGTTCCTGGATTTGAAATTCCATGATATTCCCAACACGGTCGCCAAAGCGGTGGCCGCCGCCGCCGAGCTCGGCGTGTGGATGGTCAATGTGCACGCCGGCGGTGGACTCGCCATGATGGAAGCGGCCCGCAAGGCTCTGGAGCCCTACGGTGAGCAAGCGCCCTGGTTGATTGCGGTGACGGTGCTGACCTCCATGAGCGATGACGATCTCAAGTTGCTGGGCATCAATGTGCCTGCGGCAGAGCATGTCAAACGCCTGGCGGGCTTGACCAAGCAAGCGGGGCTGGACGGGGTGGTGTGTTCGGCCCAGGAAGCGACTATGCTCAAACAACAGTTGGGACAGGAATTTAAGTTAATCACCCCAGGGATTCGTCCCGCTGGCAGCGATGCGGGCGATCAGCACAGAATTATGACCCCCGCCAAGGCGCTGGAGGCCGGATCGGATTACCTGGTCATTGGCCGCCCCATCACCAAGGCAGCGGATCCGCTGCAGGCGCTCAAGGATATCCACGCCTCTATTCAAGGCCTGTAA
- a CDS encoding SDR family oxidoreductase translates to MFNFDGKKVFVVGGTSGINLSIALAFAGHGASVAVGSRDPEKVARTVEALHKVNPRGQHLGVSFDVRDMEALSAGFAEVEHAFGKLDVLISGAAGNFPASAKDLSPNGFKAVMDIDLLGSFQVLKCAYGMMQRPGAIVQISAPQAFVPMPMQAHVCAAKAGVDMLTRTLAMEWGPEGIRINSIVPGPIAHTEGFNRLAPSEELQARVAKSVPLGRNGEGVDIANAAMFLASPQAAYITGIVMPVDGGWSLGGASIAMSGLGKMA, encoded by the coding sequence ATGTTCAATTTTGATGGAAAGAAGGTCTTCGTTGTTGGGGGTACCAGTGGCATCAATCTCAGCATAGCCCTGGCGTTTGCCGGCCACGGTGCCTCGGTTGCCGTGGGTAGTCGCGATCCTGAAAAAGTTGCCCGCACAGTGGAAGCCCTGCACAAGGTCAACCCCCGGGGGCAACATCTGGGGGTTAGCTTTGATGTCCGTGATATGGAGGCACTCAGCGCCGGTTTTGCCGAGGTTGAACACGCCTTCGGTAAACTGGATGTGCTGATAAGTGGTGCTGCCGGCAACTTTCCAGCCAGCGCCAAAGATCTCAGCCCCAACGGCTTCAAGGCTGTGATGGACATAGATCTGCTGGGCAGCTTTCAGGTGCTCAAATGCGCCTATGGCATGATGCAGCGCCCAGGCGCCATAGTGCAGATCTCAGCTCCCCAGGCCTTTGTGCCCATGCCGATGCAGGCCCATGTCTGTGCGGCCAAAGCAGGAGTTGACATGCTGACCCGCACCCTGGCGATGGAATGGGGGCCTGAAGGCATAAGGATCAATTCCATAGTGCCCGGGCCCATAGCCCATACCGAAGGTTTTAATCGCCTGGCGCCGTCAGAGGAATTACAGGCCAGGGTCGCCAAAAGCGTGCCTTTGGGACGCAATGGTGAAGGTGTGGACATAGCCAATGCGGCCATGTTCCTGGCCTCGCCACAGGCTGCGTATATTACAGGTATCGTCATGCCCGTTGATGGTGGCTGGTCCCTTGGTGGCGCCAGCATTGCCATGTCGGGCCTTGGCAAGATGGCATAA
- a CDS encoding tRNA-uridine aminocarboxypropyltransferase: protein MSQPEPTMSLPVQLLPEHAVHRLYQYRKSISTRPFTARGKSLKRCGQCLLSERYCTCGARALLNSNAAFLLLMYDDEVLKPTNSGRLIADLVPDTHAFLWSRTEVAPEVLALLSDPRYQPFVVFPGEYATEGQQVLGEINSQSLFALGKRPLFVMLDGSWREAVKMFRKSPYLAGLPLLSFDAATVARYALRKGQRDFQFGTAEVAAMVLDAMGEKANAEALGMWFDLFIECSLLGRSRRPSTDMSVRDGLLQRFAEHMALDSTEKD from the coding sequence ATGTCACAGCCGGAACCCACTATGTCACTGCCGGTGCAGCTATTGCCGGAACATGCGGTTCACAGGCTTTATCAATACCGCAAATCCATCTCCACCCGACCTTTTACCGCCAGGGGAAAGAGTCTCAAACGCTGTGGTCAGTGTCTACTGTCGGAACGTTATTGCACCTGCGGTGCCCGTGCCTTGCTTAACAGCAACGCGGCCTTCCTGCTGTTGATGTACGATGATGAGGTGCTCAAACCCACCAACAGCGGCCGCTTGATTGCAGATCTGGTGCCGGACACCCATGCTTTTCTCTGGTCCCGAACCGAAGTCGCTCCGGAAGTGCTGGCCTTGTTGTCAGACCCGCGCTACCAGCCGTTCGTGGTGTTTCCTGGAGAGTACGCCACCGAAGGTCAGCAGGTACTTGGGGAAATTAACAGTCAATCCCTGTTCGCGCTTGGCAAGCGGCCGCTGTTCGTGATGCTCGACGGCAGCTGGCGCGAGGCGGTGAAAATGTTCCGTAAAAGCCCCTATCTGGCGGGTTTGCCCTTGCTGTCATTTGATGCGGCAACCGTTGCCCGTTACGCCCTGCGCAAGGGACAGCGGGATTTTCAGTTTGGCACTGCCGAGGTGGCTGCCATGGTATTGGATGCCATGGGGGAGAAAGCTAACGCAGAGGCGCTGGGAATGTGGTTTGATCTCTTTATTGAATGTTCGCTGCTGGGACGCAGCCGCAGGCCCAGTACCGATATGAGTGTCCGTGACGGCTTGTTGCAGCGCTTTGCAGAGCATATGGCGCTTGATTCCACCGAAAAAGACTGA
- a CDS encoding LapA family protein: MKAFFATVIVALLFFLALLLGARNEQMVTISYFVAQGEFRLPVVLASVFLAGFLLCWLFAIYHITRLKLALAKARRKLSKLESATVAGTVTTEGEVKS; this comes from the coding sequence GTGAAGGCATTTTTCGCGACCGTGATTGTCGCCTTGCTGTTCTTTCTGGCGCTGCTGCTGGGCGCGCGCAACGAGCAAATGGTTACCATCAGTTATTTTGTTGCCCAGGGTGAATTCAGATTGCCTGTGGTGCTGGCGAGCGTTTTCCTGGCGGGCTTCCTGCTGTGTTGGCTGTTTGCCATCTACCATATTACCCGCCTGAAGCTGGCACTCGCCAAAGCCAGACGTAAATTATCAAAGCTGGAGTCGGCCACGGTTGCCGGGACAGTAACCACAGAAGGTGAAGTGAAGTCCTGA
- the lapB gene encoding lipopolysaccharide assembly protein LapB, whose translation MLEILFLLLPIAAAYGWYMGRRSIRQHQSSRSKQLSRDYFTGLNFLLSNESDKAVDLFISLLDVDDETIDTHMSLGALFRKRGEVDRSIRIHQNLIARPSLTTEQRDLAMMELGKDYQAAGFYDRAEEIFLTLVKQEDHSEEAENQLIAIYQITKEWQKAIDITKRLPRKRQQALKPTIAHFYCQLADEAMEPDAKIKLFGMALKQHGGCGRALLSLAQLYLKQDNYTEAKRMLAELATVDLQLLPEALKIARQVYDELKDKEGYRDLLTQAVADGAGASVVVALAEHLIGSGKTKDAERLVLDALYRHPTMRGFQHLMQLHIRQAEPGQARDSLAMLEQLVEQQIKFRPSYRCTSCGFPSHTLYWHCPSCKSWGSISRIRGLDGE comes from the coding sequence ATGCTGGAAATCCTGTTTCTGCTGCTGCCAATTGCCGCGGCCTATGGCTGGTACATGGGCAGGCGCAGTATTAGGCAACATCAGAGCAGTCGCAGCAAACAGCTCAGCCGGGACTACTTCACGGGCTTGAATTTTCTGCTGTCCAACGAGTCGGACAAGGCGGTGGATCTCTTCATCAGTCTGCTGGACGTGGACGATGAAACCATAGATACCCATATGTCCCTCGGCGCCTTATTTCGAAAACGCGGCGAGGTTGACCGCTCCATTCGCATCCACCAAAACCTGATTGCCCGTCCCAGCCTGACCACAGAGCAGCGGGATCTGGCTATGATGGAGCTGGGCAAGGACTACCAGGCCGCGGGTTTCTATGACAGGGCAGAGGAAATTTTCCTGACCCTGGTCAAGCAGGAAGACCACAGCGAAGAAGCCGAAAATCAGCTGATAGCCATCTACCAGATCACCAAGGAATGGCAAAAGGCCATAGATATCACCAAACGGCTGCCGCGCAAGCGCCAGCAGGCACTTAAGCCCACCATTGCCCATTTTTACTGTCAGTTGGCCGACGAGGCCATGGAGCCCGATGCCAAGATAAAACTGTTTGGCATGGCCCTGAAGCAGCACGGCGGTTGTGGTAGGGCACTTCTGAGTTTGGCGCAGCTCTATTTAAAGCAGGACAATTATACCGAGGCCAAAAGAATGCTGGCCGAGCTCGCCACTGTGGATCTGCAGCTGCTGCCCGAAGCGCTTAAAATTGCCCGGCAAGTGTATGATGAGCTTAAAGATAAGGAAGGCTACCGCGATTTGCTGACCCAGGCCGTGGCCGATGGTGCCGGTGCCTCAGTGGTGGTGGCCCTTGCCGAGCATTTGATCGGCTCAGGAAAGACCAAGGATGCAGAACGCCTGGTATTGGATGCCCTTTATCGGCATCCGACCATGCGGGGCTTTCAGCACCTGATGCAATTGCACATACGCCAGGCCGAGCCCGGACAGGCAAGAGACAGCCTGGCCATGCTGGAGCAACTGGTAGAACAACAAATTAAATTCCGTCCAAGTTACCGCTGCACTTCCTGCGGTTTCCCGTCACATACCCTGTATTGGCATTGCCCTTCCTGTAAATCCTGGGGCAGCATCAGCCGGATCAGGGGCTTAGACGGAGAATAG
- the pssA gene encoding CDP-diacylglycerol--serine O-phosphatidyltransferase — protein sequence MLDKLGGIALQPDQMQWLLTPTNFKNSLLERIAQARHSIYLAALYLEDDEAGREVLQALMAAKARNPELKVKVLVDFHRARRGLIGHTGDSGNYLMYRRVMSEAEHCIDILGVPVKSREFMGVLHLKGFVIDDAVIYSGASLNNVYLQQQGRYRFDRYHLIENAQLAESMRSYIDAHIVADPAVSSLTQCAESEVLPEKTDIRSFKQRLAAGQYRFDSVTQGARITPLVGLGRKHNALNKAVLDLVEEANEQLFICTPYFNPPYPLVRALAKKLRQGIRIDIVVGDKTANDFYIPPEREFSTIGALPYLYEQSLRKFVKRQQWAVDAGLLNVHLWKHEDNSFHLKGISCDGKRHLITGSNLNPRAWALDLENGLLLHDTEGQWREQFEAEQRHILLHTQRLYHYSQVDTLQSYPKPVKKIMNRIKRLKADFLLRRIL from the coding sequence TTGCTGGATAAGCTGGGTGGAATTGCCCTGCAGCCTGACCAAATGCAATGGCTGCTAACCCCGACCAATTTCAAAAACAGTTTGCTGGAGCGAATCGCTCAGGCAAGGCATTCTATATATCTGGCTGCCCTGTATCTGGAAGATGATGAAGCGGGTAGGGAAGTGCTGCAGGCACTGATGGCTGCCAAGGCGCGCAATCCCGAACTCAAGGTCAAGGTTCTGGTCGATTTTCACCGTGCCCGTCGAGGTCTGATAGGCCACACGGGTGACAGCGGTAACTATCTGATGTACCGCAGGGTAATGAGCGAAGCCGAGCACTGTATCGACATTCTCGGGGTGCCGGTAAAATCGCGCGAATTTATGGGGGTACTGCACCTCAAAGGTTTCGTCATCGATGATGCGGTGATTTACAGTGGTGCCAGCCTAAATAACGTTTACCTGCAGCAACAGGGGCGTTACCGTTTTGATCGCTACCACCTGATTGAAAACGCCCAGTTGGCCGAGTCCATGCGCAGCTATATCGATGCGCACATAGTGGCCGATCCGGCGGTGTCGTCACTGACCCAGTGCGCCGAATCGGAAGTGCTGCCCGAGAAGACCGACATTCGCAGTTTCAAGCAGCGACTTGCAGCAGGTCAATATCGGTTTGACTCTGTCACCCAAGGGGCGAGGATCACCCCTCTGGTGGGTCTTGGGCGCAAACACAATGCCCTGAACAAGGCTGTGCTCGATCTGGTTGAAGAGGCCAACGAACAGCTGTTTATTTGCACCCCTTATTTTAATCCGCCTTATCCGCTGGTACGGGCCCTGGCGAAAAAACTGCGTCAGGGAATAAGGATCGACATAGTGGTCGGAGACAAAACGGCCAATGATTTTTATATCCCACCGGAGCGCGAATTCAGCACCATTGGCGCCTTGCCTTATCTGTATGAGCAGTCACTGCGCAAGTTTGTGAAACGTCAGCAGTGGGCCGTAGATGCCGGTCTGCTCAATGTGCACCTGTGGAAGCACGAGGACAACAGCTTCCATCTGAAGGGCATCAGCTGTGACGGCAAGCGGCATTTGATCACAGGCTCCAATCTCAATCCACGGGCCTGGGCGCTGGATCTGGAAAATGGTTTGTTGCTCCATGACACAGAAGGCCAATGGCGAGAGCAATTCGAGGCGGAGCAACGGCATATACTGCTCCATACCCAGAGACTCTATCATTACAGCCAGGTTGACACGCTGCAGAGCTACCCCAAGCCGGTGAAGAAGATCATGAACCGCATCAAGCGTCTCAAGGCGGACTTCCTGCTGCGTCGCATTCTCTGA
- the ihfB gene encoding integration host factor subunit beta produces the protein MTKSELIEKLATRQSQLSAKEVEGAVKEMLEQMATTLETGDRIEIRGFGSFSLHYRAPRVGRNPKTGSSVELDGKYVPHFKPGKELRERVDAVNM, from the coding sequence ATGACTAAATCCGAACTGATCGAAAAACTCGCCACCAGGCAGTCGCAACTGTCGGCGAAAGAAGTGGAAGGCGCTGTAAAAGAGATGTTGGAGCAAATGGCAACAACATTGGAAACCGGTGATCGTATCGAGATCCGTGGCTTTGGCAGTTTCTCCCTTCATTACCGCGCTCCTCGCGTTGGCCGTAACCCAAAAACCGGGTCTTCGGTCGAACTGGATGGCAAGTACGTTCCGCACTTCAAGCCAGGCAAGGAATTGCGCGAGCGTGTTGACGCAGTCAACATGTGA
- the cmk gene encoding (d)CMP kinase, whose protein sequence is MSERAPVVTIDGPSGAGKGTIAQLLAKHFGWQLLDSGAIYRVLALAAIHHNVELENEEALTLLAAHLDVQFLTGNDKDAIKVVLEGEDVTGAIRSQECSNAASKVAAFPRVREALLRRQRAFNVAPGLIADGRDMGTVVFPTAPAKIYLTASAEERAQRRYNQLRDKGFDVNIDRLLAEIIERDERDMNRPVAPLVPAEDALVIDTTGIAIDDVLAKAIDYIEIQLSVSGQ, encoded by the coding sequence ATGTCTGAACGGGCTCCTGTAGTCACAATCGACGGCCCAAGCGGTGCCGGTAAGGGAACCATTGCCCAGTTGCTTGCCAAACATTTCGGCTGGCAATTGCTCGACAGTGGTGCGATATACCGGGTACTGGCACTTGCAGCTATTCATCACAATGTAGAACTGGAGAATGAAGAAGCCCTTACCTTGCTGGCCGCACATCTGGATGTGCAGTTTCTGACCGGCAATGATAAAGACGCCATCAAGGTGGTGCTCGAAGGGGAAGATGTCACCGGTGCCATCCGTTCCCAGGAGTGCTCCAACGCCGCTTCAAAAGTGGCCGCTTTCCCACGGGTTCGTGAGGCCCTTTTGCGCCGCCAGCGTGCCTTTAATGTGGCTCCGGGATTGATCGCCGATGGTCGTGATATGGGCACTGTGGTTTTCCCCACGGCACCGGCAAAAATTTATTTGACCGCATCGGCCGAAGAGCGGGCTCAAAGACGCTATAATCAGTTGCGGGACAAGGGCTTCGATGTTAACATCGATCGCCTTTTAGCCGAGATAATCGAGCGTGATGAGCGGGATATGAACCGCCCGGTTGCGCCCTTAGTCCCGGCAGAGGATGCCCTGGTGATAGACACCACGGGTATAGCCATAGACGATGTACTGGCCAAGGCCATAGATTACATCGAGATCCAATTATCGGTTTCCGGTCAGTAG
- the rpsA gene encoding 30S ribosomal protein S1, which yields MTESFADLFEQSLQQLEFRPGSIVRGTVVAIENGLVLVDAGLKSESPIPAEQFKNAQGVLEIAVGDQVDVALDSVEDGFGETQLSREKAKRHEAWIVLEKAYEDAETVIGIINGKVKGGFTVELNGIRAFLPGSLVDVRPVRDTGHLENKELEFKVIKLDQKRNNVVVSRRAVIESESSAERDALLENLQEGQAVKGIVKNLTDYGAFVDLGGVDGLLHITDMAWKRVKHPSEIVNVGDEINVKVLKYDRERTRVSLGLKQLGEDPWLEISKRYPENTKLTGRVTNLTDYGCFVEIEEGVEGLVHVSEMDWTNKNIHPSKVVNLGDEVEVLVLDIDEERRRISLGLKQCKTNPWEDFANRYNKGDKVSGKIKSITDFGIFIGLDGGIDGLVHLSDISWNGTGEDAVGEYKKGDEIHAVVLSVDPERERISLGVKQTEDDPFNAYLADKKKGTIVTGTVTAVDAKGVTVELADTVEGYIRVADISRERIEDASTVYSVGDSVEAKFMGVDRKNRSISLSIKAKDEADEKEVMANLNKQEDAVISNAMAEAFKAARK from the coding sequence ATGACTGAATCTTTTGCTGATCTGTTTGAACAATCCCTTCAACAACTGGAATTCCGTCCAGGTTCTATCGTTCGTGGTACTGTAGTTGCCATCGAAAACGGCCTGGTACTGGTTGACGCCGGTCTGAAATCCGAGAGCCCAATCCCAGCCGAGCAGTTCAAGAATGCCCAGGGCGTTCTGGAAATCGCCGTTGGTGACCAAGTTGACGTAGCTCTGGACAGCGTTGAAGACGGTTTCGGTGAGACTCAACTGTCTCGCGAAAAAGCCAAGCGCCACGAAGCCTGGATCGTTCTGGAAAAAGCTTACGAAGATGCTGAGACCGTTATCGGTATCATCAATGGCAAGGTTAAAGGCGGTTTCACCGTTGAACTGAACGGTATCCGTGCGTTCCTGCCTGGTTCTCTGGTTGACGTGCGTCCAGTACGCGACACTGGTCACCTGGAAAACAAAGAACTGGAATTCAAAGTTATCAAGCTGGACCAGAAGCGCAACAACGTTGTTGTTTCTCGTCGTGCAGTTATCGAGTCTGAGAGCAGCGCTGAGCGCGATGCTCTGCTGGAAAACCTGCAAGAAGGTCAAGCAGTTAAAGGTATCGTTAAGAACCTGACCGACTACGGCGCGTTCGTAGATCTGGGCGGTGTTGACGGCCTGCTGCACATCACCGATATGGCTTGGAAGCGCGTTAAGCACCCATCTGAGATCGTAAACGTTGGTGACGAAATCAACGTGAAAGTACTGAAGTACGATCGCGAGCGTACCCGCGTATCTCTGGGTCTGAAGCAACTGGGTGAAGATCCATGGCTGGAAATCAGCAAGCGCTACCCAGAAAACACCAAGCTGACCGGTCGCGTGACCAACCTGACTGACTACGGCTGCTTCGTTGAAATCGAAGAAGGCGTTGAAGGTCTGGTACACGTTTCTGAAATGGATTGGACCAACAAGAACATCCACCCATCCAAGGTTGTTAACCTGGGTGACGAAGTTGAAGTTCTGGTTCTGGACATCGATGAAGAGCGTCGTCGTATTTCTCTGGGTCTCAAGCAGTGCAAGACCAACCCATGGGAAGATTTCGCCAACCGTTACAACAAGGGCGACAAGGTTTCCGGTAAGATCAAGTCTATCACTGACTTCGGTATCTTCATCGGTCTGGACGGCGGTATCGACGGTCTGGTTCACCTGTCTGACATCTCTTGGAACGGCACCGGCGAAGACGCCGTTGGCGAATACAAGAAAGGCGACGAAATCCACGCCGTGGTTCTGTCTGTTGACCCAGAGCGCGAGCGTATCAGCCTGGGCGTGAAGCAGACTGAAGACGATCCATTCAACGCTTACCTGGCCGACAAGAAGAAAGGTACTATCGTTACCGGTACCGTGACTGCTGTTGATGCCAAAGGCGTAACCGTTGAGCTGGCCGACACTGTTGAAGGTTACATCCGTGTAGCTGACATCAGCCGTGAGCGTATCGAAGATGCATCTACCGTTTACAGCGTAGGTGACAGCGTAGAAGCCAAGTTCATGGGCGTTGATCGCAAGAACCGTTCTATCAGCCTGTCTATCAAAGCGAAAGACGAAGCTGATGAAAAAGAAGTTATGGCTAACTTGAACAAGCAAGAAGACGCTGTTATTAGTAATGCTATGGCTGAAGCCTTTAAGGCAGCTCGTAAGTAA
- a CDS encoding acyl-CoA dehydrogenase C-terminal domain-containing protein, giving the protein MYPYSAPLNEMRFLLDKVFKAPAIWQRLPQLAETVDLDTAMAILEEAAKLNRDIVQPINRAGDEQGVRFEDGTVITPDGYKEAYQAFMEGGWVGFCGDPEFGGMGMPKMLGVLVDEMGYSVCNAFNLYSSLTAGAALALNAHGSDELKDLYLPKLYSGEWAGAMDMTEPQAGSDLRGVRTRAEPQDDGSFLISGSKIFITGGDQDLTSNVVHLVLAKLVGSQSLSLFLVPKLKVNDDGSLGENNGVSVGSIEHKMGLKGSATCVMNFDNARGFLIGEADRGLACMFTMMNYERLAIGIQGLGSAQAASQMATDYAKERLQGLAATGSTAAADPILVHGDVRRMLLTIRSLTEAGRALAVDAGMQLDLAKFSEDEAERDKAARFVGLLTPVAKAFLTDRGLDACIMAQQVFGGAGYIRETGIEQFVRDTRIAQIYEGTNGIQAIDFLGRKVTGDNLATLNEFIAELKAELAALAPEWQDKAGELLVLLDDLIASAGNINEAKREQPALINSVAVDYLDAFGFSLYGYYWIKMAALAQEEADASFAQQKAAFCRFYLEKLLPRARWHLSQVNAGAGCIMEPGAELF; this is encoded by the coding sequence ATGTATCCCTATTCTGCTCCGCTTAACGAAATGCGCTTTTTGCTCGACAAGGTCTTCAAAGCACCTGCCATTTGGCAGCGTCTGCCGCAACTGGCTGAGACAGTCGACCTGGATACAGCAATGGCCATCCTCGAAGAGGCGGCCAAGCTTAATCGCGACATAGTGCAGCCCATCAACCGGGCGGGAGATGAGCAGGGAGTCAGGTTTGAAGACGGTACTGTGATCACCCCGGACGGCTACAAGGAGGCCTATCAGGCCTTTATGGAAGGTGGCTGGGTAGGCTTTTGTGGCGATCCCGAGTTTGGTGGTATGGGCATGCCGAAAATGCTCGGCGTGCTGGTTGATGAAATGGGCTACAGCGTCTGCAATGCCTTCAACCTGTACAGCTCTTTGACCGCCGGCGCCGCACTGGCTCTCAATGCCCACGGCAGTGATGAACTGAAGGATTTGTATTTGCCCAAGCTCTACAGCGGTGAGTGGGCCGGGGCCATGGACATGACCGAACCCCAGGCGGGCTCCGATCTGCGCGGTGTCCGCACCCGTGCCGAGCCCCAGGACGATGGTTCTTTCCTTATCAGCGGCAGCAAGATTTTTATTACCGGTGGCGATCAGGACCTCACCTCAAACGTGGTGCACCTGGTTTTGGCCAAGCTGGTCGGCAGCCAGTCATTGTCACTGTTTCTGGTCCCCAAACTCAAGGTCAATGACGATGGCAGTCTGGGCGAAAACAATGGCGTCAGCGTGGGTTCCATTGAGCACAAGATGGGTCTCAAGGGCTCGGCCACCTGCGTGATGAACTTCGACAATGCCCGTGGTTTCCTTATCGGCGAAGCCGATCGCGGTCTGGCCTGCATGTTTACCATGATGAACTACGAGCGCCTGGCCATAGGTATTCAGGGGCTGGGCAGTGCCCAGGCGGCATCGCAGATGGCTACAGACTACGCCAAGGAGCGTCTGCAGGGGCTGGCCGCCACGGGTTCAACTGCCGCGGCCGATCCCATTCTGGTCCATGGTGATGTGCGCCGCATGCTGCTTACCATCCGAAGCCTCACTGAAGCCGGACGAGCGCTCGCCGTCGACGCGGGCATGCAATTGGATCTGGCAAAGTTTTCCGAAGATGAAGCCGAGCGCGACAAGGCCGCCCGCTTTGTGGGACTGCTGACTCCGGTTGCCAAGGCTTTCCTGACCGATCGTGGTCTGGACGCCTGCATCATGGCGCAGCAGGTATTTGGCGGTGCCGGTTATATCCGCGAGACAGGGATAGAGCAGTTTGTCCGCGATACCCGCATCGCGCAGATTTATGAGGGCACCAATGGTATTCAGGCCATTGATTTTCTGGGCCGTAAGGTTACCGGGGATAACCTCGCGACGCTGAACGAGTTTATCGCTGAATTGAAGGCTGAGCTTGCGGCCTTGGCTCCAGAGTGGCAGGACAAGGCCGGCGAACTGCTCGTATTACTCGACGATCTGATTGCCAGCGCCGGCAACATAAACGAAGCCAAGCGCGAACAACCGGCACTGATCAATAGCGTAGCGGTAGACTATCTTGATGCCTTTGGCTTCAGCCTTTACGGCTATTACTGGATTAAAATGGCCGCACTCGCCCAGGAAGAAGCAGATGCATCGTTTGCGCAGCAAAAAGCCGCATTCTGTCGCTTCTACCTGGAAAAATTGCTGCCAAGGGCCCGTTGGCACCTGAGTCAGGTGAATGCCGGCGCCGGATGTATCATGGAGCCGGGTGCTGAGCTGTTCTAA
- a CDS encoding DUF2058 domain-containing protein → MANALQEQLLKAGLASKQKVKDVKTQKRRDRKSNVDDGSATLKQSIAEQKKRQAEQDRALNEQRFQEAQARGQVRSLVTEVKRCAIKPPAGAELKFNYTLNNKIYPLFITERIQAQLLGGQLGIVRLEDSSFLVPHKLAERVNLLVPDWCGYLWKPEDSNPALEEEDPYADYVIPDDLMW, encoded by the coding sequence ATGGCTAACGCATTACAGGAGCAACTGCTGAAGGCAGGGCTTGCCAGCAAACAAAAGGTTAAGGACGTTAAAACCCAGAAGCGCCGTGACCGCAAATCCAACGTGGACGACGGCTCAGCTACCCTGAAACAAAGTATCGCCGAGCAAAAGAAGCGCCAGGCTGAGCAGGACAGGGCACTCAATGAGCAGCGTTTCCAGGAGGCCCAGGCCCGGGGCCAGGTACGCAGCCTGGTGACTGAAGTCAAACGCTGTGCCATCAAACCGCCCGCGGGGGCCGAGCTTAAGTTCAACTACACACTGAACAACAAAATTTATCCCTTGTTTATCACAGAGCGGATCCAGGCCCAGTTACTGGGGGGCCAACTGGGTATCGTCAGGTTGGAAGACAGCAGCTTCTTAGTGCCGCACAAATTGGCCGAACGGGTCAATCTGCTGGTGCCTGACTGGTGTGGTTACCTGTGGAAGCCGGAAGACAGCAACCCGGCATTGGAAGAAGAGGATCCCTACGCAGATTATGTGATCCCCGACGATCTTATGTGGTAG